The sequence aaaaataaagacattgattgacatgatctcaaagacaggaaagatgatggaaattcaaaggttaaaataaatttttcaactagtaaaattttattaaccactggacacaaagAGAcgatccaaaagaaagaacaagacatgttagctcaattcagagctccaatctatgaagcaagagtcgACATGACAAGAGAAACTCAACAAATGCTATGTCAAAGACTAAAaacaatgatttccactcacaaatgtggacattgccaaccaattcagacagaagaagcagctgtcaaagaaaacaaaccaataaagaaatggtccgaaggTGCCAGTGATTCAGATAGTGAtgcaatgtaaaaacaaatgaaatcgtggaccacaccacgtGTAAAGGCGTCCATTCAGACGAAAAATAAATTGTTTTCATTATGTATTGTCGATGAGTGGTCCCTCATCACTTTATTTATTGTAAGAGTAAAGAGAATCTTATCTCTTTACGCGTCTTATCTTTTCACGCGTTTTCAAACTCCTCTATATAAGGAGTTGTGTTTGTATTAAATGATATAGAAAGTTTTCAGTGCAAAAATTCTCTTTCATGCATTGATATATCTTTTGAATTTCATAAGAAGAAGAATAGCTTATGAATAATCTGAAGACGAATTGTAAAATCATAAACAAATGAATCAAACCCTTGGCTAAGAGAAATATAGATAAAGGATTGAAAATCTAAAGATAGATGTATCTATCTGTTTGAAACGATTTCTTTGACAGGTAAACTCTGGAGCCCGTTGTATGTCGCTGAAAAACACAGGTAgtggaaaaaggactaaaaggGTTGAGCCTCTGCCGAATCAAGAAAATCGAAGACAATAGACAAGGTATAACTTAATCTTTTGATTTTAATCCTTTGTGCTATTAATCCAAAAAAATCATGTCATTCTCTTTTATAAGAAAcggaaaattaataattaaaaattggtTTGAAACAAAGGATGATCATAAATATGACACatttcatgaatttcatataaataattttgatttaactATTTTtgaatcggtttatcaattaaaattcaTAATAGTAACtgatgaatggaaccaaataggatttaaatcatttttctgttataaataaattgataaatatGCCTGGAATGACTATTAAACTAgaaatatgtattttaaatagAAGAATTCCGCAATCTGGTATCAGAACATGAcgttatttattaaataaatctaCTAAATAGATCATGGCATCAGGATCAAAAAAGTCAAAATCACTTCTAggaaaagaatttgaagaaacgTTTAAAGAAACAAATATGTTTATAAGATCTGGAAATGAGATTGAAGAACAAAAATACTGGATTACTAAACGATGTACTTCAGTACGATCAAAATATAAACTTAGCATATTCAATCTGGCAACTAAGAATATTAGTTTCAGAATAGATATGACTAAGGAACAATTAAAGGCTCATGAAAGAGCCCTGAATCACTCTTCTAATCTTGAAGAAGATGATTTAATAATTCAAGATATTGATCTTGAACAAAAACTtataaatctcgaaataaaaAGATCTTCTGCTATTTATTGATGGCAGATCTTGGAATCGAAGAATTCGAGAATAATAAAGAATATGATTTAAATATCACATTCAATCAACAAAAGCTTTTAGAAATTAAGAAACTTAAAAACGACAGTTCTTCACAACAATTATTGATCAGTCAAggtatttttactaaaatatctcaaacgttAAACCCAATAAATAAACACATATTTTATTCTCTAAAAACAAAGGAAAAATCTCTACgaataaatcttgaaaataaaaatgaaatattgttACTAACAGCAACAAAAGTAGAGTCAATTATGAAACGAGCAAAAGAATCtgaaagaaataaattaaaatatatatacatcgGAGGGCTTGAAATAATAGTTTCAGCTCATTTTTGGGAAGGAATTGATTCACCAATTAAAATTATTGTACGAGATAAACGAATAAACGACTATGAAGATTCTATATTAGGAATAATTACGGGAAATTTATGTTATTCAatacttaaattttatttatatccaCAATTCTCAGTTTCTATTCAAGATAAGGATATTAATAGAGTTTTAACACTCGAATACCATTTTAAAAGAAAAGATTTAATGAAATCAGGAAATGCACCAATCAACATACATTATGTTGTTGGATTAGCATTATCAAACAGTGTGCATTCACACATTTCACAATCTAAAGAAATGATCGAGATTCCAACAATCTTTCAAGATATAAAAAGGGTTGAAACACCCAAGAAAgtatttattgaagaaataaatcctgACAAACATTGGTGTTCGGATGATCTTCAAGTAAATAAACATTCATCTTCACTACctagaagatcattatcatttgctagaaatgatgaagatatacTAGAAAAGATTGGAacaatgaatcaaaatattcttaaaattaaacaagctattgttaatgaatcaacctcatcgcaatgacgtccttaacaaaattaaaaaagatctaggagatttagaaaataaaattagtaAGATCAATcaacaatacaagaattagagaaaaaCCTTAAAGAATACATTGACTTAGctacgactagattaataattgaacaagaaagacatagtaaaGAAATACTAAGTTATCTTAAAGAAGTTCTTCCAAAGGataaaggaaaaggaaaagtgGAAGAAGaatcaccattcaaaattgaatcatggtatagaaattcaatcatttatggaaaaaccaagtatgaagatgtttagtgaaacagaTCAATCTGATTTTGAGCAAATAGGAATAAATACAGAAGAACTATATCATTCTCATCAAGAATAAGAACAATATAGAGATATGAATATTTCAGagtctgaagatgattctagaccaaaAGTAACATTACGAACATATGAAGGCAGTGGAATTAAAACCGAAGAATTTGAATATAATAGAGACCATTACTCAGGAACCTATAAGGATATTAGAGATATACTTAGAGAATAAAAAACATCAAGATTtgtaaaacaaaatattttagacttaggatgttcaacagcaaaagaaagaaaatcaaggaTAGACCATTGGGAAAATGAgttatcagtacaaattcaattaacaccattattagataAAAGTGAAAATGTGCAAGTTCTAACTCATGGAATGATAAAAATGACtttggtaggagcagtaagaacttgggccGAAAACTTAGTAAtaactaatctaccacaagaaatgacaggacatcgatatttcgaattATTTGTCGATGCCTTGTATCAAAATTTTTTAGGAATTTCTAATAATGACGCTAATTTAGTAGCAAAAAACATAGAACAAAATCGAGCAATTTTTATTCtggataatattaaattatgcaatttatgttatttataagaatttatttgtgactatgaaacaaactattatcaattaatagacgctgataaaaaaaaatattataaatgaaaggtcccgtgtcctgatttaatatttaatgatcaaacaaccaggattaattaatgtaaacagcaaaaacgagttaaaaatttgcgttttgggcctacagaaaattctgcatgacctattcgtaaataggacatcccaaaaacctgtataacacaaccaacaataaatactcgaaaatagagacACAAacccaatttacaaacctatagccgcactggccaggactaaacacatgcagagccggcaaggctcgatcacacaaataacaatccaaaacaaagtccaaaactatcgatacagatacacagggcatcaccccggtaaatataaaactcgctaaactgatatatacatatatatgggaactcgactccacgctcgtctcactgggtaccactagatgtcgctccaccagatgcgtcaaatccccctggataacctgctatggaatcacaaacaaccacaacataaaaataaaacaggggtcggaccccagtacgacgaactagaaaaattacgacaaatataactgacatgaataaaatcaagtacaatgcaatgaaatgcaatgtaatgcgtggCAGATATCAATagaataagggataccaaatggAGTCCAAACGAAACGTATCACAATaatctcagtggccacccgtgccaggaacgcagcagacctcgaatcatcactgctaatccatacacgtagcatcggagggtgacaggagcgacccgtccagcctcatgctgccatcaggagtgtcgtacgtagcatcagAGGGCGACATGAGCTACCTGTCCgtgcctcatgctatctcaggagtgcactaaacaatgtcactcgctctatgatgactcaatacatctcaagagatcaatatcaatagcaatcaaaggagtcaaggctcaacgtgctatgtaaAATTGTTAACATGCTTATTTGACGAATATCctttaatattttcaataaaaatatatttgaaatttattttattttattaaaagaaaatagGGATTATTCTCAATTCTGCACATTAACAATCAATGTAAATGAGTGAATGAATACAATCATATAAGTcacataagcacataaaacacgttatcactcattacaaaatacttaatatcattacatgtcattataggcgtcgtaatataaacagctcatacgtacctcaaccaacacttaattaccacaaaaatatctcaagtagttctcGAATAATCCAATCCTGTGGAAAAACCATTTATTTCATATCAATTCCTATTCCCATTTATATAATCTGAGAATTACTGAAACTAAGTCTAAAAATCAAACTaacatttccaaaaatgtatttttaatatcaaAACATCCTATCAATGTTCAAGTATCGAATATACGACGCTATACATCGAATGAACTAAATGTTTCAGAATCTGACATTTTCTGAAATTTACTAACAAATCCTAAAATTATTATAGGACAAGTCTAACGCATCTAAACATCTAAACTGCGATTTACATAACTATAAACTTCAAAAATCCCAAGTAAAATaatctggaaattcgaaataaTTCCcaattaaattctgaaaaataaccATACCTCAATTCAACTGAAATATAACACCTACAATCAAgaattaaacaaatataaatCACTGGAATTCAAATTAACCAAAAATCCCCAAAATTCGAACCCTAATCTCAAAATCTACCTCTGGAAATTTCGAATCTTGTGCAAAGCTTCGAGTTTAAGCTCTAAACAACCTAAACCAAGGTTTCTTCCCGAATTCCGGCGAAAACGAGCGGCGGAGGTCACGGCTGCCGGAATCGCGTTCGAACAGGTCGCGAGAAAACTTACGATATCGGTATCAAATTAAAGCTTACGtcgcgaggattccaaaactatatttacttttgaaatccgGCCAAAAACGAAGGAGATACGGGCATTTAAAGTGACGGAAGAAATgttgaaagaaaaagaaaaagatacAGACGGGGATGACGATGAACGCTTGAGGAGAGAGAAACGGTCTGACTATATATAtccatatctatttaattagatATGTATTGCTTTAAtgtgtgtcttattttattcattcggggttaaaacttgaccgggtttgagttatttcaactcctgtgtgatctataaataaaatatgcattgtaatatcgtctataaaccgatatttatacatatatatttttaacacacatcttaattaacatattaaaatcggGACCTTACATTTTTCCCCCTCTAAAAagaatatttcgtcctcgaaattaacaCATATCAAACTTATATACATAGTGGTCAAACATCTACCAGTGATAGTACATAGGAAAATCAGAGTACATAGAATAAGTCATCACAGAGTCAAACAAATGAGGCCATTCTTGACGCATTCGAGACTCCAATTTCCATGTAGCTTCTTCtctcccatgtctactccattcAACCATAACCAAACGAATCGTCTTGTTCCTAAGTTGCTTTTCTTTACAATCAAGAACCTGCACGGGATATTCAacatagctaagggaactatccaactccacatcatcagccctcaagatatgagaaggatctggttcatacttccgcagcatagatatgtgaaatacatcatgtatcgcaTACAAACTCTGCGGCAAGTTCAAACGATACGCCAAAATACCAATCTTCTCAATAATTTTGTATGGACCGATATAACGAGGAGCTAATTTTCCTTTACGCCCAAATCTCATAGTACCACGaaatggtgatactttcaagaaaacaaaatcgccaACTTGAAATTCTAAAGTTCTACGCCAGTTATTAGCATAGATggcttgacgatcctgggctgctttcattcttttcctgatcagttcaactttttctttcataTCTTGAATAAACTCTGGTCTCGACAAttgtcgttctcctacttcttcccaacatatcggagatctacattttctgccatacaaggcttcaaatggtgtcatcccgatagatacttgatatctattattgtaagagaattccacCAAAGCTAAAGATTCTTGCCAACCACCACTGAAATCCATCACAACAGCTCGTAATAAATCCTCGATTGTCTGAATAGTTctttcagattgaccatctgtctgtggatgataggcagtactcatggccaatttagaacccaaagcggattgcaaactagaccaaaacttagaagtaaatcgaggatcacggtctgatactatagtaactcgcacaccatgcaatcgcactatctgatcAATGTACATTTTTGCCATTTTCGTATATGTCCAAGTACGAACATATGGAATAAAATGAGCAGATTTAGACAATctatccacaataacccaaatggcatcacaaccacgattagatcgaggtaagtgtgtcacgaaatccatagtaatgtgtTCTCAATTCCACTGTGGTACTTCAAGACTAAGTAACATACCACCTGGTCTCATTTTTTCAACCTTCacttgttgacacgtcaaacaGTTAACCACAAATTCAGAAatatctttcttcataccttcccaccaataatgggctttcaaaatatgatacatctttctaattccaggatgtacactatgtcgactacaatgagcttctcgtagtatatcttctttcaaatctatcaaattcGGAACCACAAGTCTACCATTATAACGCAAACATTCATCAGAAGCAACAATGAATTTCCCTGACTGACCTGCTGGAGTTAATTCTTTCAAGTGATGAATGTATGAATCAGTCTTCTGCGATGCtttgattttcgaaattattcgtggttcaacttgaatagatGAAACTATGAAATGATTACCTTTAGCTCGATAAGTCCATCCTGAAGTTCCCAAATGCTCATGAAGTTTAGAAATAGTTAAAGATGCCAACATCTTACTTTGAACTTTtttgctcaaagcatctgcaacttcATTCACATTTCCTGGCTGGTATTGaatatcacagtcaaaatcGTTAAGCAATTCTAACCATCGacattgtctcatattcaaatcagactgtgtgaataaatatttcagactcttgtgatcagaataaatcacaaactgctcaccatacagataatgacaccatattttcaatgcatgcacaatggcagccaattctaaatcatgaactggataacgagtctcatgtggtttcaattgacgagatgcatacgaaatcacgcgtccattttgcatcaaaacacaacccaatccattcaaagaagcatctgtacagacaacaa comes from Henckelia pumila isolate YLH828 chromosome 4, ASM3356847v2, whole genome shotgun sequence and encodes:
- the LOC140862521 gene encoding uncharacterized protein; translation: MKAAQDRQAIYANNWRRTLEFQVGDFVFLKVSPFRGTMRFGRKGKLAPRYIGPYKIIEKIGILAYRLNLPQSLYAIHDVLDCKEKQLRNKTIRLVMVEWSRHGREEATWKLESRMRQEWPHLFDSVMTYSMYSDFPMYYHW